Proteins from a single region of Carassius gibelio isolate Cgi1373 ecotype wild population from Czech Republic chromosome B15, carGib1.2-hapl.c, whole genome shotgun sequence:
- the LOC127972871 gene encoding sialic acid-binding Ig-like lectin 6 isoform X3 → MHIISCCTILFILTCRVQTNENDTHNDWKITFNPPEVTAVSGLCALISCTFIHPDKDQAQIDQENVCNNQTECKNETEIQIEGKQLFETEQIKLLEPDLTKYNCSRIIKEIKEDEREIVFKIVQNKKTLSKASVKIIIQDEPIMKIPPLREGEKADLTCSAPFPCPETSPNITWWIRKRGGNITDLKDNITLSTSESLYLSTLTLTPTSDDHNATVGCNMSYGSKIISTNRTLNFTSVKNLNQVMEGGTLRLNCTVESHPPSSDPVWSFNGNIEIFMNQTSAGSVTITNVTKEHAGVYSCMRTYQNKTLNALITINILSVTTDSKVNESSSPKGKNNTQNDITSTTGIIDFLKNWDIPKIVTFVAGMVCSALIFSVVLCCCVSCHRGKKHKVPITNPDTEVNLEMVQTDTAQTGTNEETPLQGQLNGGNPNTTGVTDGAEEDEAVRMEGKEVDYASIDYSLLKDRPPEEEEKEPTDTDYAEIKKDKIGDGKQKEVLQDGDDQIETQDQMEGEETRYSNSEELKI, encoded by the exons atgcatatcaTCTCTTGCTGTACAATCCTCTTTATTTTGACATGTCGTGTACAG acaaatGAAAATGACACACACAATGACTGGAAAATCACCTTCAATCCACCAGAAGTGACCGCCGTTTCAGGATTATGCGCTCTCATTTCATGTACCTTCATTCACCCAGACAAAGATCAAGCTCAAATTGATCAGGAAAATGTGTGTAATAATCAAACTGAATGTAAGAATGAAACTGAGATACAAATCGAAGGAAAACAGCTATTTGAAACAGAACAGATTAAGTTGCTTGAACCTGATCTGACCAAATACAACTGCAGCAGAATcatcaaagaaataaaagaagATGAAAGAGAAATTGTTTTCAAAATTGTGcagaataaaaaaactttatctAAAGCCAGTGTCAAAATCATCATTCAAG ACGAGCCTATAATGAAGATTCCTCCTCTCAGAGAGGGAGAGAAGGCCGATCTGACATGTTCAGCTCCTTTTCCTTGTCCTGAAACTTCTCCAAATATAACATGGTGGATCAGGAAAAGAGGGGGAAACATCACTGATCTAAAGGACAACATCACTCTGAGCACCTCCGAAAGCCTTTACCTCTCAACTTTGACCTTAACTCCAACCTCTGACGATCACAATGCCACTGTAGGATGTAACATGAGCTACGGAAGCAAAATCATCAGTACAAATAGGACCCTCAACTTCACGT cTGTAAAGAATCTAAATCAAGTGATGGAAGGTGGCACTCTCAGACTGAACTGCACTGTTGAGAGTCACCCACCATCATCTGATCCTGTATGGAGTTTCAATGGAAACATAGAAATATTCATGAACCAAACGTCTGCTGGATCTGTGACGATAACCAACGTGACAAAGGAGCATGCTGGGGTTTACAGCTGTATGAGGACATATCAGAACAAGACCCTGAATGCACTCATCACTATCAATATCCTTA GTGTTACAACTGATTCAAAAGTGAACGAGTCCTCCAGTCCTAAAGGTAAAAACAACACACAGAATGACATCACTAGTACTACAG GTATAATAGATTTCTTGAAGAACTGGGACATCCCAAAGATAGTCACATTCGTGGCAGGAATGGTGTGTTCGGCGCTCATCTTCTCAGTGGTTTTGTGTTGTTGTGTGTCTTGCCACAG AGGCAAAAAACACAAAGTGCCAATTACAAATCCGGACACTGAGGTTAATTTGGAG ATGGTGCAGACAGATACAGCTCAGACTGGAACAAATGAGGAAACACCTCTTCAGGGACAGCTTAATGGTGGGAACCCAAACACGACTGGAGTGACAGACGGAGCAGAAGAGGATGAAGCAGTCAGGATGGAGGGAAAAGAGGTCGACTACGCCAGCATTGACTACTCCCTTCTAAAGGACAGACCGcctgaggaggaagagaaggaaCCAACTGACACAGACTACGCTGAGATCAAGAAGGACAAGATAGGAGATGGGAAGCAAAAGGAAGTCCTTCAGGATGGAGATGACCAGATTGAAACACAAGACCAGATGGAGGGAGAGGAGACACGTTATTCTAACTCAGAGGAGCTGAAAATTTAA
- the LOC127972871 gene encoding sialic acid-binding Ig-like lectin 6 isoform X4, with the protein MHIISCCTILFILTCRVQTNENDTHNDWKITFNPPEVTAVSGLCALISCTFIHPDKDQAQIDQENVCNNQTECKNETEIQIEGKQLFETEQIKLLEPDLTKYNCSRIIKEIKEDEREIVFKIVQNKKTLSKASVKIIIQDEPIMKIPPLREGEKADLTCSAPFPCPETSPNITWWIRKRGGNITDLKDNITLSTSESLYLSTLTLTPTSDDHNATVGCNMSYGSKIISTNRTLNFTSVKNLNQVMEGGTLRLNCTVESHPPSSDPVWSFNGNIEIFMNQTSAGSVTITNVTKEHAGVYSCMRTYQNKTLNALITINILSVTTDSKVNESSSPKGKNNTQNDITSTTGIIDFLKNWDIPKIVTFVAGMVCSALIFSVVLCCCVSCHRGKKHKVPITNPDTEVNLEMVQTDTAQTGTNEETPLQGQLNGGNPNTTGVTDGAEEDEAVRMEGKEVDYASIDYSLLKDRPPEEEEKEPTDTDYAEIKKDKIGDGKQKEVLQDGDDQIETQDQMEGEETRYSNSEELKI; encoded by the exons acaaatGAAAATGACACACACAATGACTGGAAAATCACCTTCAATCCACCAGAAGTGACCGCCGTTTCAGGATTATGCGCTCTCATTTCATGTACCTTCATTCACCCAGACAAAGATCAAGCTCAAATTGATCAGGAAAATGTGTGTAATAATCAAACTGAATGTAAGAATGAAACTGAGATACAAATCGAAGGAAAACAGCTATTTGAAACAGAACAGATTAAGTTGCTTGAACCTGATCTGACCAAATACAACTGCAGCAGAATcatcaaagaaataaaagaagATGAAAGAGAAATTGTTTTCAAAATTGTGcagaataaaaaaactttatctAAAGCCAGTGTCAAAATCATCATTCAAG ACGAGCCTATAATGAAGATTCCTCCTCTCAGAGAGGGAGAGAAGGCCGATCTGACATGTTCAGCTCCTTTTCCTTGTCCTGAAACTTCTCCAAATATAACATGGTGGATCAGGAAAAGAGGGGGAAACATCACTGATCTAAAGGACAACATCACTCTGAGCACCTCCGAAAGCCTTTACCTCTCAACTTTGACCTTAACTCCAACCTCTGACGATCACAATGCCACTGTAGGATGTAACATGAGCTACGGAAGCAAAATCATCAGTACAAATAGGACCCTCAACTTCACGT cTGTAAAGAATCTAAATCAAGTGATGGAAGGTGGCACTCTCAGACTGAACTGCACTGTTGAGAGTCACCCACCATCATCTGATCCTGTATGGAGTTTCAATGGAAACATAGAAATATTCATGAACCAAACGTCTGCTGGATCTGTGACGATAACCAACGTGACAAAGGAGCATGCTGGGGTTTACAGCTGTATGAGGACATATCAGAACAAGACCCTGAATGCACTCATCACTATCAATATCCTTA GTGTTACAACTGATTCAAAAGTGAACGAGTCCTCCAGTCCTAAAGGTAAAAACAACACACAGAATGACATCACTAGTACTACAG GTATAATAGATTTCTTGAAGAACTGGGACATCCCAAAGATAGTCACATTCGTGGCAGGAATGGTGTGTTCGGCGCTCATCTTCTCAGTGGTTTTGTGTTGTTGTGTGTCTTGCCACAG AGGCAAAAAACACAAAGTGCCAATTACAAATCCGGACACTGAGGTTAATTTGGAG ATGGTGCAGACAGATACAGCTCAGACTGGAACAAATGAGGAAACACCTCTTCAGGGACAGCTTAATGGTGGGAACCCAAACACGACTGGAGTGACAGACGGAGCAGAAGAGGATGAAGCAGTCAGGATGGAGGGAAAAGAGGTCGACTACGCCAGCATTGACTACTCCCTTCTAAAGGACAGACCGcctgaggaggaagagaaggaaCCAACTGACACAGACTACGCTGAGATCAAGAAGGACAAGATAGGAGATGGGAAGCAAAAGGAAGTCCTTCAGGATGGAGATGACCAGATTGAAACACAAGACCAGATGGAGGGAGAGGAGACACGTTATTCTAACTCAGAGGAGCTGAAAATTTAA